In a single window of the Macadamia integrifolia cultivar HAES 741 unplaced genomic scaffold, SCU_Mint_v3 scaffold991, whole genome shotgun sequence genome:
- the LOC122070746 gene encoding alpha-terpineol synthase, chloroplastic-like, translating to MSLSIRSHVNSPSFDPITERRSANYQPSIWGFDFLQSLKSDYIQEAYKDKTKKLEDKVKHRLDDRAMGHLYQLELIDDIGRLGLSYLFEEEIKKALDTIGCMKDMDTRTEESLHATALRFRLLRQHGYEISQEGENILDEAREFTRTVLEGIKCDMEPRLAKLVIHALERPLHWRMHWLEARWYIDIYGEKENSIPALIELAKLNYNIVQAVHQKDLAELSRWWEHLGLGENLGFVRDDMVQRFLWALGMKPEPHLSNFRIELTKVLALITTIDDVYDVYGSLEELELFTDAVERWDIEAVEQLLDYMKICFLALFNTINEMAYVQLKKTGFNSLHFLKKEWVDLCKAYLIEAKWYYNNHRTTLEECLNNAITTISVKVILIHAFFSLRQTFRKEALYCFSQYPSLLTWPSMIVRLANDLGTSKDELERGDVLKSIQYYMHQTGASEDVAREHIRHMIDEMWKKLNKEVIISDESLLPQHFIRTTINLVRISLFIYQYGDGHATIDNESKNQITSLFFEPIPLVVT from the exons ATGAGTTTAAGCATCCGATCCCATGTAAACTCTCCTTCATTTGATCCAATAACTGAAAGGAGATCTGCAAACTACCAGCCCAGCATCTGGGGCTTCGATTTTCTGCAATCTTTAAAGAGTGATTACATT CAAGAGGCCTACAAGGACAAGACCAAGAAATTGGAAGATAAAGTAAAGCATAGACTTGATGATAGAGCCATGGGGCATCTTTATCAGCTTGAGCTGATTGATGACATCGGAAGGCTTGGGTTAAGCTACCTCTTTGAGGAGGAGATCAAGAAAGCCCTGGACACTATAGGATGCATGAAAGATATGGATACTAGAACTGAGGAGAGTCTTCATGCTACTGCTCTTCGATTTAGGCTCCTTAGACAGCATGGATATGAAATCAGCCAAG AAGGTGAAAATATATTGGACGAGGCCAGAGAATTCACGAGGACAGTTTTGGAGGGGATCAAGTGTGATATGGAACCAAGGCTTGCAAAATTAGTGATTCATGCTTTGGAGCGTCCTCTCCACTGGAGGATGCATTGGTTAGAAGCTAGGTGGTACATTGACATCTATGGGGAAAAGGAGAACTCAATTCCTGCTTTAATTGAACTAGCAAAGTTAAATTACAACATTGTCCAAGCTGTACACCAGAAAGATCTAGCTGAATTGTCAAG gTGGTGGGAACATTTGGGCCTTGGAGAAAACTTGGGTTTCGTTAGAGATGATATGGTCCAACGCTTTTTGTGGGCATTGGGAATGAAACCTGAACCtcatttaagtaattttagGATTGAACTTACAAAGGTTCTTGCTCTAATAACAACGATCGATGATGTTTATGATGTTTATGGATCTTTGGAAGAACTCGAGCTTTTTACTGATGCGGTGGAGAG ATGGGATATTGAGGCCGTGGAACAACTTCTAGACTATATGAAGATATGCTTCTTGGCTCTTTTCAACACTATTAATGAAATGGCCTATGTTCAACTCAAGAAAACCGGATTTAACAGCTTACATTTCCTAAAGAAAGAG TGGGTTGATTTATGCAAAGCATACTTGATAGAGGCAAAGTGGTATTACAACAATCACAGAACAACTCTTGAGGAGTGCCTAAACAATGCAATTACTACAATATCAGTAAAAGTCATACTTATTCATGCATTTTTCTCTTTGCGACAAACTTTTCGAAAGGAGGCTTTATATTGCTTTTCACAATATCCAAGTCTCTTAACTTGGCCGTCGATGATTGTTCGACTTGCTAATGATCTTGGTACTTCAAAG GATGAATTGGAGAGGGGTGACGTCTTAAAATCAATCCAGTATTACATGCATCAAACTGGTGCTTCAGAAGATGTGGCTCGTGAACATATAAGGCACATGATTGATGAAATGTGGAAGAAGTTAAATAAGGAAGTAATCATCAGTGATGAATCTTTATTGCCCCAACATTTTATTAGAACCACCATAAACCTTGTTCGAATATCTCTGTTTATATATCAATATGGAGATGGCCATGCTACAATAGACAACGAGAGCAAGAACCAAATAACATCCTTGTTTTTCGAACCTATTCCGTTGGTGGTCACTTAA